Genomic DNA from Solanum dulcamara chromosome 4, daSolDulc1.2, whole genome shotgun sequence:
CATTTTAACTTTTGACATAGATGACATTTGATAACTGAGCTAAAAGTCCTAGACCTTCCAACATCACCACTTCATTGATGTAGCCACAAATTAAGTTACCACAAATTTTAAACTTTAGCTCTCTTGTTACTGCAACTGGGACACTTGTACTGCTTGATATGCTCAGCTTTTGCTGGAGTGATCTTCACACATTTTCCATGGAACCATCTCTCACAAATATCACAGCAAATCCAGAATTCATCAGTGGCATATTTATCACCACAAGCTCCACAGAGAGTTGCTCCATGTTCGtcctcttctccttcttcttcctcctccccACTTTCGTTCTCCATTTTAGGTGGAGACACCTTTACTGCCTTGGGTTGGGACTCCGGCTGTCGAGGCTGCAAATCAAAGATGATAGCAGAAAACATATGGctcaaacaaaatgaaaaaaaaaagtaattctATACGTTAGGTCCAGTATATGAGAACCTTTCCATTTGATTTGCTTTTGTTGCTATTGTTGTGAGGGGCATCATGTGCCTGCTTTGCAGCTCCGGTAACAACTTCAAACAAAGTTGGGAGATCATTTATCATTTGGAAAAGCCTCTTCCTGTATActtgatttccaaaataaaacaattaagcaGATTTAAGTTTAACATTTCTGGAAGTGTACAAATGATCATGGAATCCCATGCAACCAGTTTCCCAGTATACAATCCAGCTTAGAACGATTTCAGTCATAGTTTCACATCCAGAAGATTCTCTAACCTACAATAGCAGCAGATACAAAAAGTGGACGACTCAACAGTATAAAAGAGGGGCAAAAGACCTGCTACTCAAAAGTTGCTCCAAGTATTATACAGCATTTGTGCCGTCCTGAATGTCCCGACATGTTAGACATCCTTCACTTACTC
This window encodes:
- the LOC129885978 gene encoding PHD finger protein Alfin1-like; amino-acid sequence: MENSVPRTVEEVFSDFKSRRVALIKALTTEVEKFYQQCDPEKENLCLYGLPNETWEVNLPVEEVPPELPEPALGINFARDGMQEKDWLSLVAVHSDSWLLSVAFYFGARFGFGKSERKRLFQMINDLPTLFEVVTGAAKQAHDAPHNNSNKSKSNGKPRQPESQPKAVKVSPPKMENESGEEEEEGEEDEHGATLCGACGDKYATDEFWICCDICERWFHGKCVKITPAKAEHIKQYKCPSCSNKRAKV